The Flavobacterium faecale genome has a segment encoding these proteins:
- a CDS encoding tetratricopeptide repeat protein, translating into MKYLFILLFPFLMLAQSNFDKAKDSFDMGKSDLYQKQYEQLLKSDPNNLKALEGLGDIAGLNKQWDKSLGYYEKLKALRPYEADYHYKYGGALGMKALEVNKFKALGMISTIKESFEKAIQLDPKHIEARWALVELYIKLPSLIGGSESKAIKYSNQLALLSAVNGYLSRGHIEEYYERYANAEYLYKKAIVAGGSKHSYQTLVNLYKNKMDAPDKANAVWNDYKQKYTTN; encoded by the coding sequence ATGAAATATCTATTTATTTTATTATTTCCGTTTTTAATGTTGGCACAGTCAAATTTTGATAAGGCCAAGGATAGTTTTGATATGGGCAAAAGTGACTTGTATCAAAAGCAATACGAACAATTGTTGAAGTCTGATCCCAATAATCTGAAGGCATTGGAAGGCCTTGGCGATATTGCGGGCTTAAACAAACAATGGGACAAGTCTTTGGGCTATTATGAAAAACTAAAAGCCTTACGCCCCTACGAGGCCGACTACCACTACAAGTACGGTGGCGCTCTAGGTATGAAAGCCTTGGAGGTCAACAAATTTAAGGCCTTGGGCATGATTAGCACGATTAAAGAATCCTTTGAAAAAGCTATTCAGCTTGATCCCAAACACATTGAAGCACGTTGGGCTTTGGTCGAATTGTACATTAAACTACCCAGTCTTATTGGCGGTAGTGAGTCAAAAGCAATTAAATATTCTAATCAGCTCGCTTTACTCTCTGCCGTAAATGGTTATTTGTCTCGCGGTCATATCGAAGAGTACTATGAGCGCTATGCAAATGCTGAGTATCTATATAAAAAGGCAATTGTTGCAGGAGGGTCAAAGCATTCGTACCAAACTTTGGTCAATTTATACAAAAATAAAATGGACGCTCCAGACAAAGCAAATGCCGTGTGGAACGATTACAAACAAAAATATACAACCAACTGA